In Serratia sp. FDAARGOS_506, a genomic segment contains:
- a CDS encoding TM2 domain-containing protein produces the protein MSRKDKLAAALLAIFLGGLGIHKFYLGMKWWGLFYLLFCWTGIPAIVGFIEGIIYLFQSEEKFNQKYNPGLI, from the coding sequence ATGAGCAGAAAAGACAAGCTCGCGGCGGCCCTGTTGGCCATCTTCCTGGGTGGGCTGGGCATTCACAAGTTTTACTTAGGGATGAAGTGGTGGGGGCTGTTCTACCTGCTGTTCTGCTGGACGGGGATCCCGGCGATTGTCGGCTTTATCGAAGGCATTATTTATCTGTTCCAATCGGAAGAGAAGTTCAACCAGAAATACAACCCTGGTCTGATTTAA